The nucleotide sequence CGGCGGCGCAGGCAGGCCTGGAGTGTCCGCAGGCCGCTTGATGCATGGAGAGCACGTAGATCCTGAGCGGATGATTGGGAACGCAAAGCTACTCCTGCCAGAAGATCGTGAAATCTGGCAGGAGTGGCAGTTCGGTCGCCATACCGGCGCAATGTTTCTGTCGCTCAAAGGCAGGGGTCCTACTAACTGGCGTCCTTGAACTCTCCGATGAAGATGGAGCGGGTCTTGTTGTCGAAGTTCATGTCTGCAAGGTCTGCAGCGTTTCCGTTCCGGAGCAGAAGGGATTCGCCGGTGCAGTCGCGTCCGGACCACAGCTTGATGGGCTTTCCACCCGATGCCGCATCCTCGGGACCGATAGTGGAGATTGCTCCGCCCAGCGAGGGAACATTCTGGCAACCAGTGCCCTTGACGGTCCCCACCGCACTTTCGCTGTCCGTGGCGTCCTCGGCGTACTTGTAGAAGCCTTCAACCGAACGCTTGACCAGCTCGGATGCGGTCGAGTTGCTGTCGCCATCGCCTGACCCGGCCGCGGGCTCCTCGACATCGGGCTCAGGTGCGTCGGCGTCCGTGCCCGCCCTCTGGCCGTCGGGCGTGACACCGAACCAGGTACCGCCAACACCCTGGCCGTTGGTGTCGCCCGGGGCGAGATCCTTGCTGAACAGGTACACCGGAGCCTTTCCGATGGTCACCTGGAACCCCTTGCCCCGCTTGATGAAGCCCACATCAGCCTTGTTGATTCCGTCAATGAAAACCTTGCCGCCAGGCTTCACGACATACGGCGGCCATGTCTTTTCACACTGATCGAAGCAGTTGGACTGGGAGGGCGCATCCTTGTCGAACCGGTACAGGACAAACCCCGCAGCGTTTGTCACAACGGGGTCCAGGTCCCCGGCCGCACCTGCCGAAAGCTGAACCCAGTTGCGGATCACTGGCCCGGATTCCTTGGCCTGCTTCGCGGGGGCTGCGTTGGCTGCAAAGTCGCCGGTACTCAGATCGGCCTTATTCTGTTCAGCAGTACCGCTCTTGAAGCTGACTTCCTCGGATGCAGCGGCAGCATCCGAGGCTCCGTTGCTGTTTTCGTCACCACCACAAGCGGTAAGCGTCAGAGCACCGGCCACGACGACCGCTGCGAAAAGGGTGCTACGAGTGCGAGACACTGAACCTCCGAAGAAGATGCCGCCCTGGTAGTACCCAGAACGTTTTGACACCCCGGACACGGCTCTGCTCTCTTCTGGAGTTCTAAATCTCGCAGTCCGTTACTCGAACGTTATCTCGACGGCCGCGAATAGATGTCTACGGCACTGTCACGCAGGGTGTCGACCTCATGCTTTTTGGTGATGCCGTCAAGTCGCCAAAAAGCATGCGGATACCGCCGCGCCGAGCCTGGTACTCCCGTCGCAGTTCGCTATCGCTGCTGGTCAGAGCCGTGCTTCTGAGGGTACTCGGCTGACGTCACGTCAGGTTGTGGAAGTTGTGGGCGATGTCGTAGATCCCGAAAGGGATGACCACCGGTTGGTCTCAAGGTGTGGCAGTCCACTTCGACCGGGCTTCCGCCCGGTCGCCAGG is from Streptomyces rishiriensis and encodes:
- a CDS encoding COG4315 family predicted lipoprotein: MAGALTLTACGGDENSNGASDAAAASEEVSFKSGTAEQNKADLSTGDFAANAAPAKQAKESGPVIRNWVQLSAGAAGDLDPVVTNAAGFVLYRFDKDAPSQSNCFDQCEKTWPPYVVKPGGKVFIDGINKADVGFIKRGKGFQVTIGKAPVYLFSKDLAPGDTNGQGVGGTWFGVTPDGQRAGTDADAPEPDVEEPAAGSGDGDSNSTASELVKRSVEGFYKYAEDATDSESAVGTVKGTGCQNVPSLGGAISTIGPEDAASGGKPIKLWSGRDCTGESLLLRNGNAADLADMNFDNKTRSIFIGEFKDAS